GGACATCGCCGAGCGCGGCATGATGCTCACCGGCGGCGGCGCGCTGCTGCGCGACCTCGACCGCCTGCTGGCCGAGGAAACCGGCCTGCCGGTGCTGGTGGCCGAAGACCCGCTGACCTGCGTGGTGCGCGGCTGCGGCATGGCGCTGGAGCGCATGGAGCGGCTGGGCGCGATCTTCACGTCGGAGTGATCCGACACCACACGCCGTATGCTTGACGTCGAGGCGGCCTTGCCGGTGCGCACGCCAGTCCGCACCCCAGGGCGGCGGCCGGCCGCCGCAGCGGCCGGGCGTGCCGAGACGCGCGCGCCCGAGCTTCACTCGACTGGTGGCCCTGACGGCCGCCCTGCCCGGTGACCTGCCATGCCACTCGGCACCATTGACCGCACGCCGCCGCCCTTCTTCAAGCAGGGGCCGTCGGCGCTGACGCGGCTGATGTTCTTCTCAGCACTTGCGTTTTTCCTGATGGTGGCCGACACGCGGCTCAACATCACCCAGCCGCTGCGTGCGGTGGTGGCCACCGTGCTGCACCCGGTGCAGCGCTCCCTGCTCGTGCCGGTAACCTTCATGCGCAACGGGGGCGACTACCTGCGCGGCCTGAACGAGGCGCTCGCCAAGGAAGAAGCGGCCCAGCGCCAGCTCTCCGAGCAGGCCCAGCGCGTGGCGCGGGTGGAGCTGCTGGAGCAGGAGAACGCTCGCCTGCGCTCCCTCCTGGGCCTGCGACCGGCCGTGCCGGCGCGCACGCGGGCGGCCGAGGTGCTCTACGACGCGCCCGATCCCTTCAGCCGCAAGGTGGTGATCGACATTGGCAGCACCCACGGCGTGGCACGCGGTTCGCCGGTCATCGACGAAACCGGCGTGCTGGGTCAGGTCACGCGGGTCTACCCGCTGACCTCGGAAGTCACGCTGCTGACCGACAAGGATGCCGTGATCCCCACCCTCAACACCCGCACCATGGCCCGTGGCGTCGCGTATGGCGACGCTGCCAACGACGCCATGGAGCTGCGCTTCATGGCCACCAATGCGGATGTGCAGGAGGGTGACGTACTGAGCACCTCGGGCGTGGACGGCGTGTTCCCGCCCGGCCTCGCGGTGGCGAAAGTGGTCAAGGTCGACCGGCGTGCCGACTCGGCCTTCGCCAAGATCGCGCTGGCGCCGGTCAGCTCGCCAGCGAGCGCCCGCCATGTGCTGGTGCTGCAGCCCGTGGGCGACCAGCAGCCGTCGCGCCCGCAGCCCGAGCCGGCACCGGCGGCAGCCGCCACGCCCCACCCCAAGAAAGCGGGAGAACGCCGATGATGCCGCGCGGCGACCAGCTCTTGCTGCCCGTGAACCCGGGCTTCATCTGGTTTTCCTTGCTGTTTGCCTGCCTGGTGAACCTGATTCCGCTGGGCAAGACCACCGCGATGCCCGATCTGCTGGCGCTAACGCTGGTGTTCTGGAACGTGCACCAGCCGCGCCGGGTGGGTGTGGGCACCGCCTTCACCTTCGGCGTGATGATGGACGTGCACGATGCGGCGCTGCTTGGCCAGCATGCCTTGGCCTACACGCTGCTGAGCTTCTTCGCCATCACCATCCACCGCCGGCTGCTATGGTTCCCGGTGCTCTCGCAGGCCGTGCAGATCGTGCCGCTGTTCTTCGCGGCACATGCGGTGTCGGTACTTATTCGCTTGTTGGCAGGCGGCGTGTTTCCCGGCTGGGAACTGCTGCTGGCGCCGGCATTCGAAGCCCTGCTGTGGCCGCTGGCCACCTGGCTGTTGCTGGCCCCCCAGCGCCGCCCGCCCGATCCGGACCAGAACCGGCCCCTCTAGTCTGCAGCTGATGGCTGAAAGGCCGCCCCCGTCGTGACCGAACTCAAGAACGTCGAGCTGGAGCTGTCGCGCTTTCGCGCGAGGCTGTTGTTCGCCGGGGCCATGGTGCTGGTGTGCTTTGGCCTGATCTTCGCGCGCTTGGCCTATCTGCAGGTGCTGCGCTACGACGAACTCTCGACGCGTGCCGAGAACAACCGCATCTCGGTGGTGCCCATCGTGCCCAACCGCGGCCTCATCCTCGACCGCAATGGCGTGGTGCTGGCCAACAATTACTCGGCCTACACCCTCGAGCTGACACCTTCGAAGATCGAGGACCTGGACGCCACCATCGACGAGCTGTCCGGCGTCATCAGCGTCTCGCAGGCCGACCGCCGGCGCTTCAAGCGGCTGATGGACGAGTCCAAGAGCTTCGAGTCGCTGCCGCTGCGCACCCGGCTGAGCGACGAGGAAGTGGCCCGCTTCGCCGTGCAGCGCTACCGCTTCCCGGGCGTCGACATCAAGGCCCGCCTTTTCCGCAACTACCCCCTTGGCGAAGTCGGCGCTCACGTCATCGGCTACATCGGCCGCATCAACCAGGCGGAAAAGGCCAAGATCGACGATTCCGAAGACGCCGCCAACTACCGGGGCACCGACTACATCGGCAAGCTGGGCATCGAGCAGAGCTACGAGCGCGAGTTGCACGGCATCACCGGCTTCGAGGAAGTCGAGACCAGCGCCGGCGGCCGCGCGGTGCGGCGACTGCGTTCCAGCCCGGCGACGCCGGGCAACACCGTGGTGCTGTCGATCGACATCAAGCTGCAAGCGCTGGTGGAGCAACTGTTCGGCAGCCGCCGCGGCGCGCTGGTGGCCATCGACCCCAAGACCGGCGAGTTGCTGGCCTTCGTCAGCAAGCCGAGCTTCGACCCCAATCTCTTCGTCGAGGGCATCGACGTCGAGAACTGGAAAGCGCTCAACGAATCCATCGACAAGCCGCTGCTGAACCGGGCGCTGCGCGGTACCTACCCGCCGGGCTCCACCTTCAAGCCCTTCATGGCCATCGCCGCGCTCAACAGCGGCAAGCGCGGCCCCTATGAAGCCATTCACGACAGCGGGACCTTCATGTTCGGCAACCACCGTTTCCGCAGCCATGGCGACGGCGGGCTCGGCATGGTCGACATGCACCGCTCCATCGTGAAGTCGAGCAACGTCTACTACTACTCGCTGGCCAACGAGATGGGGGTCGACCTGATGCACGAGCAGCTGGCGCCCTTCGGCTTCGGCCAGATCACCGGCATCGACATCGAGGGCGAAGTGCGCGGCGTGCTGCCCTCCACCGAGTGGAAGCGCCGTGCCTACAAGCGACCCGAACAGCAGAAGTGGTATGCCGGCGAAACGATCTCGCTGGGCATCGGCCAGGGCTACAACAGCTTCACCATGCTGCAGCTCTCGCACGCCCTGGCCACCCTGGTGTCCGGCGGCCAGCGCCACCGGCCGCACCTGGTGCGCGAGATCCGCGACGTCGTGACGCGGGAACGCCGGGTGGTGGGTGCCGAGCCGATCGAGCCGCTGCCGCTCAAGCCCGAGCACGTCGACGTGGTGCGCCGCGCCATGTACGGCGTGACGCAGGAGGGCACCTCGACCCGCGTCTTCCATGGCGCGGCCTACCAGAGCGGCGGCAAGACGGGCACCGCCCAGGCGGTGGGCGTGCGCCAGAACGAGCGCTACAACGCCTCGCGGGTGGCCGAATACCTGCGTGACCATTCGCTCTACACCGCCTTCGCGCCGGTGGATGATCCCAAGATCGCGCTGGCGGTGATCGTCGAGAACGCCGGCTTCGGCGCCCAGGCCGCCGCGCCCATTGCGCGCCGGGTGCTCGACTACTGGCTGACCGGTGCATATCCGAGCGAAGAAGACATGGCCGCCACGCGGCGCGGCGAATCGTCGTCGCCGGTCGGCACGCCGCGCGTGGCGGCCCAGGTGCCGCTGCCTGCACCGGTCGCCGCCCTGCCGTCCACCGGCGCGAGCGCCGCTGCACCGGCTTCCGCGGCCGTCGTGCCGAGCGGTGCGGATGTGCCCCTCATCGCCACCGCGCCGGCCAGCGCACCGGCCGCCCCGCGTCCACGCGCCGCGGGCCCGGCGGCTGCCGCCAGCGCCGTGCCGCCAGCGCGTGCCGCGTCCGCGGCTGCACGGGCAGGCCCGGCGGGCGCAGGCGCTCGGTTGCAGCCGCCGGCTGCAGCCTCGTCTCCGGCACCGAGCCGGCCGCCCGCGCCCGCCACGCCGGCCTCCGCGGCAGCCTCCGGCATGCCGGCACGTGCCCCGGAGGCCCCTCCTGCTTCCCCGCCTGTCGTGGAGGAACGATGAACGTCGCGTTCAAGAAACCTTCGCCGTGGGCCGTCATCAAGCCGATGTTCCTCGGCTTCGACGGCTGGCTCGCACTGGCGGTGCTGCTGCTGTGCGGCGCGGGCCTGCTCATCATGTATTCCGCCGGCTTCGACCATGGCACCCGCTTTGTCGACCAGGGCCGCAACATGCTCATCGCGCTGGCGGTGGTCTTCGTGGTCGCGCAAATCTCGCCTCAGCGCCTGATGGCGATTGCCGTGCCGCTCTATGTCGTCGGCGTGCTGCTGCTGCTGGGTGTGGAGTTCATGGGCATCACCCGCAAGGGCGCCACGCGCTGGCTGAACATCGGCGTCACCGTCATTCAGCCGAGTGAGCTGCTCAAGATCGCGCTGCCCTTGATGCTCGCCTGGTGGTTCCAGCGGCGCGAAGGGCAGCTGCGGGTGCCGGACTTCCTGGTGGCCGCGACGATCCTCGCCGTGCCGGTGGGCCTGATCATGAAGCAGCCCGACCTCGGCACCTCCTTGCTGGTGCTGTCCGGCGGCCTCTATGTCATCTTCTTCGCCGGCTTGTCCTGGAAGCTCATCATCCCGGCCATCAGCGGTGCGGCGATCGCCATCACGGCCCTGGTGCTGTCGGAGGACAAGATCTGCGCACCCGGGGTCGAGTGGCCGGTGCTGCACGGCTACCAGAAGGGCCGCGTCTGCACACTGCTCGATCCGACCAAGGACCCGCTTGGCAAGGGCTTCCACACCTTGCAGGGCATGATCGCCATCGGCTCCGGCGGCGTTCACGGCAAGGGTTTCATGAAGGGCACCCAGACCCATCTGGAGTTCATCCCCGAACGCACCACCGACTTCATCTTCGCGGCCTACTCCGAAGAGTTCGGCCTGGTCGGCAATGTGGCGCTGCTGCTCGGCTTCCTGTTCCTGATCTTTCGCGGGCTGATGATCGCCAGCGATGCGCCCACC
This genomic stretch from Eleftheria terrae harbors:
- the mreC gene encoding rod shape-determining protein MreC, with translation MPLGTIDRTPPPFFKQGPSALTRLMFFSALAFFLMVADTRLNITQPLRAVVATVLHPVQRSLLVPVTFMRNGGDYLRGLNEALAKEEAAQRQLSEQAQRVARVELLEQENARLRSLLGLRPAVPARTRAAEVLYDAPDPFSRKVVIDIGSTHGVARGSPVIDETGVLGQVTRVYPLTSEVTLLTDKDAVIPTLNTRTMARGVAYGDAANDAMELRFMATNADVQEGDVLSTSGVDGVFPPGLAVAKVVKVDRRADSAFAKIALAPVSSPASARHVLVLQPVGDQQPSRPQPEPAPAAAATPHPKKAGERR
- the mreD gene encoding rod shape-determining protein MreD, with amino-acid sequence MMPRGDQLLLPVNPGFIWFSLLFACLVNLIPLGKTTAMPDLLALTLVFWNVHQPRRVGVGTAFTFGVMMDVHDAALLGQHALAYTLLSFFAITIHRRLLWFPVLSQAVQIVPLFFAAHAVSVLIRLLAGGVFPGWELLLAPAFEALLWPLATWLLLAPQRRPPDPDQNRPL
- the mrdA gene encoding penicillin-binding protein 2; this translates as MTELKNVELELSRFRARLLFAGAMVLVCFGLIFARLAYLQVLRYDELSTRAENNRISVVPIVPNRGLILDRNGVVLANNYSAYTLELTPSKIEDLDATIDELSGVISVSQADRRRFKRLMDESKSFESLPLRTRLSDEEVARFAVQRYRFPGVDIKARLFRNYPLGEVGAHVIGYIGRINQAEKAKIDDSEDAANYRGTDYIGKLGIEQSYERELHGITGFEEVETSAGGRAVRRLRSSPATPGNTVVLSIDIKLQALVEQLFGSRRGALVAIDPKTGELLAFVSKPSFDPNLFVEGIDVENWKALNESIDKPLLNRALRGTYPPGSTFKPFMAIAALNSGKRGPYEAIHDSGTFMFGNHRFRSHGDGGLGMVDMHRSIVKSSNVYYYSLANEMGVDLMHEQLAPFGFGQITGIDIEGEVRGVLPSTEWKRRAYKRPEQQKWYAGETISLGIGQGYNSFTMLQLSHALATLVSGGQRHRPHLVREIRDVVTRERRVVGAEPIEPLPLKPEHVDVVRRAMYGVTQEGTSTRVFHGAAYQSGGKTGTAQAVGVRQNERYNASRVAEYLRDHSLYTAFAPVDDPKIALAVIVENAGFGAQAAAPIARRVLDYWLTGAYPSEEDMAATRRGESSSPVGTPRVAAQVPLPAPVAALPSTGASAAAPASAAVVPSGADVPLIATAPASAPAAPRPRAAGPAAAASAVPPARAASAAARAGPAGAGARLQPPAAASSPAPSRPPAPATPASAAASGMPARAPEAPPASPPVVEER
- the rodA gene encoding rod shape-determining protein RodA, yielding MNVAFKKPSPWAVIKPMFLGFDGWLALAVLLLCGAGLLIMYSAGFDHGTRFVDQGRNMLIALAVVFVVAQISPQRLMAIAVPLYVVGVLLLLGVEFMGITRKGATRWLNIGVTVIQPSELLKIALPLMLAWWFQRREGQLRVPDFLVAATILAVPVGLIMKQPDLGTSLLVLSGGLYVIFFAGLSWKLIIPAISGAAIAITALVLSEDKICAPGVEWPVLHGYQKGRVCTLLDPTKDPLGKGFHTLQGMIAIGSGGVHGKGFMKGTQTHLEFIPERTTDFIFAAYSEEFGLVGNVALLLGFLFLIFRGLMIASDAPTLFARLLGGAVTLIFFTYAFVNMGMVSGVLPVVGVPLPFISYGGTALVTLGMGIGILMSIAKSRRMMVS